A genome region from Naumovozyma castellii chromosome 5, complete genome includes the following:
- the CDC27 gene encoding anaphase promoting complex subunit CDC27 (ancestral locus Anc_7.412) translates to MLFPPRSSTFDGKDSPKQQFQKTGPLEDDDLDSCIHLSQSSLGKLQDAIQTAIEQLNYDTAEFLSELLHAHCCKPFEDANTITQRIAAAYLYSLSLFLNQKYTTAMEIAREESRKNIDVAFIFGKCSLQVNTDTKLAIQSLIDLKSNINLNSNSNGTTATNATMNTCTTNLIHSPDMATIDSLIAKLYYKLDRQHESALFHSEALNQNPYLWESYTELCSMKVKIDLRKLYKQTSSWSSSSSSSSSSKIKKNTGYRKLRDSSAKAITDPSIIQYHKNKNSPYSKRFNSTPRKPTPFNLSVPWYSSLSNESANPSPFGDQVSTTINNNNTSTNIGSNILQPNTIIGWPTNSNTHPNLRNNSPITGTNNTSVLIKGNALTTSNSNSTATSSNNTASDETSSSNSPSMKQPTISSLAKVNTNSRHRLLTTPPSKLNSTSNYKTPRNINNSNNSNNNLSSSMRKKLNLTSSNEETNTTSNNNNKDSLNDILYIFALILKSASQFDSYKAIRLFDSKLPKQIKNNMPWCQAQLGKLHFEIVNYKTSLKYFKKLRLLQPTRIKDLETFSTLLWHLHDKTNLTDLSNILMDEFRDKPETWCAVGNLFSLQKDHDEAIRAFDKATKLDPNFVYAYTLQGHEYLSMDSYDTAKTFYRKAISNDLHHYNAYYGMGMCSMKLGEYEQALVYFEKARSINPSNAILICCCGVTMEKLGNQEKALNYYELACQIQPTSSLAKFKRAHLLYSMAKYTQALDAFEELIKIAPEEATVQFILGQLYQIMGRKKDAIKRYTIAMNLDPKGSNLISDALKKCHEQEE, encoded by the coding sequence ATGCTGTTTCCACCGCGCAGCTCCACATTTGATGGAAAGGACAGCCCCAAACagcaatttcaaaagacaGGACCCttggaagatgatgatcTGGACTCATGCATCCATTTATCGCAGAGTTCCCTGGGTAAATTACAAGATGCGATCCAAACTGCCATagaacaattgaattatGATACTGCCGAGTTTTTATCCGAGTTGCTACATGCGCATTGCTGCAAACCATTCGAGGATGCTAACACTATCACGCAAAGGATAGCTGCCGCTTACTTATATTCACTGTCATTATTCTtgaatcaaaaatataCAACTGCCATGGAAATTGCTAGGGAAGAGAGTCGGAAGAATATAGATGTTGCGTTTATTTTTGGTAAATGTTCATTACAAGTGAATACAGATACAAAGCTGGCCATTCAGtcattgattgatttaAAATCAAACATTAACTTGAATTCTAATAGTAATGGTACGACCGCAACGAACGCCACCATGAATACTTGCACTACAAATCTCATCCATTCACCAGACATGGCAACCATAGACTCTCTTATAGcgaaattatattataaacTGGATAGACAACATGAGAGCGCTTTATTTCATTCAGAAGctttaaatcaaaatccTTATCTTTGGGAGTCCTATACGGAACTGTGTAGTATGAAAGTGAAAATTGATTTGAGGAAACTATATAAACAAACTTCTTCCTGgtcgtcgtcgtcatcatcatcatcatcttcaaagataaagaagaatacCGGTTATCGGAAACTAAGAGATTCATCGGCAAAAGCGATAACAGATCCATCTATTATACAATATCATAAGAACAAAAATTCTCCATATTCTAAACGATTCAATTCTACCCCAAGAAAGCCAACTCCATTTAATTTGTCTGTGCCATGGTATTCCTCATTATCTAACGAATCAGCAAACCCTTCCCCATTTGGAGACCAGGTATCtacaacaattaataacaataatactTCTACTAATATTGGAAGTAATATTTTACAACCAAACACTATAATTGGATGGCCTACAAATTCTAATACTCATCCCAATTTGAGAAATAATAGCCCCATCACTGGCACGAATAACACCTCTGTATTGATTAAGGGGAATGCATTAACAACATCAAATAGTAATAGTACCGCTACTAGTAGTAACAATACTGCATCGGATGAgacatcttcttcaaattctccGTCAATGAAACAGCCAACTATAAGTTCTCTAGCAAAAGTTAATACAAATAGTAGGCACAGATTATTAACCACACCTCCatcaaaattgaattcaACTTCCAACTATAAGACTCCTagaaatataaataattccaacaattcaaataacAATTTAAGTTCATCAATGAGGAAAAAACTAAACTTAACCAGCtctaatgaagaaactaaTACTACCagtaacaataataataaggaCTCATTAAATGACATTTTATACATATTCGcattaattttgaaatcgGCATCCCAATTTGATTCATATAAGGCAATACGATTGTTCGATTCCAAATTACCaaaacaaattaaaaataatatgcCCTGGTGTCAAGCTCAATTAGGTAAATtacattttgaaattgttaatTATAAGACCTCATTAAAATACTTTAAAAAGTTAAGGTTATTGCAACCAACGagaattaaagatttagaaaCTTTTTCCACTTTATTATGGCATTTGCATGATAAGACAAATTTAACTGACTTATCAAATATTCTGATGGATGAATTCAGAGACAAACCGGAGACTTGGTGTGCAGTAGGTAATTTATTCTCTTTACAAAAGGACCACGATGAGGCTATAAGGGCGTTCGATAAGGCAACAAAATTAGATCCAAATTTTGTTTATGCTTACACTTTACAAGGTCATGAATATCTGTCCATGGACTCCTATGACACGGCAAAGACTTTTTATAGAAAGGCAATCTCAAATGACTTACATCATTATAACGCATATTATGGTATGGGAATGTGTTCTATGAAATTAGGTGAATACGAACAAGCATTAGTTTACTTTGAAAAGGCAAGATCAATTAATCCAAGTAATGCAATCTTAATCTGTTGTTGTGGTGTCACTATGGAAAAATTAGGAAACCAAGAAAAGGCATTAAATTATTACGAACTGGCATGCCAAATACAACCTACATCGTCGTTGGCTAAATTCAAGAGAGCtcatttattatattctatGGCAAAATACACTCAGGCTTTGGAtgcatttgaagaattgattaAAATAGCTCCTGAAGAAGCTACCGTACAATTCATACTGGGCCAATTATATCAAATTATGGGTAGGAAAAAGGATGCAATCAAGAGATACACCATTGCCATGAATCTGGATCCAAAGGGCTCAAATTTGATCTCTGATGCATTAAAGAAATGTCACGAACAAGAGGAATAA